Proteins encoded together in one Variovorax paradoxus EPS window:
- a CDS encoding DMT family transporter, protein MHSTGTLRGIAAMLLACAFFACMDALLKSLAGHYPPVQVMALRGLTALPLVCLYIAWRREAGGVFNRRTRWRLHLLRTVLNMTMLVLFVYGLKSLGLAEAYTLTFIAPLLMVLIAVPLLGESVQPRHWIAIGLGFIGVVIALRPEQGAFLSAGAVAILVAAICYALSNVLGRLISRTEPSAALVFWATAGMAVGGGLLSAPQWVPIQAEHTWVLAGLAISGFLGQLAIAEAFRHGQAAAIAPFEYSALAWGLLLDWLFWQATADVWTLGGGALIIASGLWLARSEAPKAAGKKRQAA, encoded by the coding sequence ATGCACTCGACCGGAACCCTGCGCGGCATCGCCGCGATGCTGTTGGCTTGCGCCTTCTTCGCCTGCATGGACGCGCTGCTCAAGAGCCTGGCCGGACACTACCCGCCGGTGCAGGTGATGGCACTGCGCGGTCTCACGGCCTTGCCTTTGGTGTGCCTCTACATCGCCTGGCGGCGCGAGGCAGGTGGCGTATTCAACCGCCGGACGCGCTGGCGTCTGCACCTGCTGCGCACCGTGCTCAACATGACGATGCTCGTGCTGTTCGTCTATGGCCTGAAGTCCCTGGGCCTTGCCGAGGCCTACACGCTCACTTTCATCGCTCCGCTGCTGATGGTGCTCATCGCCGTGCCGCTGCTGGGCGAGTCGGTTCAGCCGCGGCATTGGATCGCCATCGGGCTGGGCTTCATCGGTGTCGTCATCGCATTGCGGCCCGAGCAAGGGGCCTTTCTCTCGGCGGGTGCCGTGGCGATTCTGGTGGCCGCCATCTGCTATGCGCTGTCGAACGTGCTGGGCCGGCTCATCAGCCGCACCGAACCGAGCGCGGCGCTGGTCTTCTGGGCCACGGCCGGCATGGCGGTCGGCGGCGGTCTGCTGTCGGCGCCGCAATGGGTGCCGATCCAGGCGGAGCACACGTGGGTGCTTGCAGGTCTGGCCATCAGCGGATTTCTGGGCCAATTGGCCATCGCCGAGGCCTTTCGGCACGGACAGGCTGCTGCCATCGCCCCTTTCGAATACAGCGCCCTCGCCTGGGGGCTCTTGCTGGACTGGCTGTTCTGGCAAGCCACGGCCGATGTGTGGACGCTGGGCGGCGGCGCGTTGATCATCGCGAGCGGGCTGTGGTTGGCGCGAAGCGAGGCGCCGAAGGCTGCGGGGAAGAAGCGGCAGGCGGCTTGA
- a CDS encoding tRNA-uridine aminocarboxypropyltransferase, which produces MSAALVPRPQCTACLRPRSGCICRWVVPTAHAVEVLVLQHPLEVHQAKGSARLLHLSLQHSRLVVGEAFAVPVWPVDGKHTLLLYPDSLQDTAPDLRVPTPLQPEWPQAPSRLRLVVLDGTWRKSRKMLYQSPALQQLPRLALHNLPPSHYRIRKAHGPDQLSTLEATCYALRQLEGVAARFQPLLNAFDGFVEYLEQAGGQRNAQSDKSCPRPRVTEFI; this is translated from the coding sequence ATGTCCGCCGCTTTGGTCCCACGCCCCCAGTGCACCGCTTGCCTGCGCCCGCGCAGCGGCTGCATTTGCCGCTGGGTCGTGCCCACCGCCCACGCGGTGGAGGTATTGGTGCTGCAGCATCCGCTGGAGGTACACCAGGCCAAAGGCAGTGCCCGCCTGCTGCACCTCAGCTTGCAGCACTCCCGCTTGGTGGTGGGTGAGGCATTTGCCGTGCCCGTCTGGCCGGTGGACGGCAAGCACACGCTGCTGCTGTACCCGGACAGTCTGCAAGATACCGCCCCGGACCTGCGGGTTCCAACCCCGCTACAGCCCGAGTGGCCGCAAGCCCCGTCGCGCCTGCGCCTTGTGGTGCTGGACGGCACCTGGCGCAAAAGCCGAAAGATGCTCTACCAAAGCCCGGCACTGCAACAGTTGCCCCGCTTGGCCCTGCACAACCTGCCGCCGTCGCACTACCGTATCCGCAAAGCCCATGGGCCCGACCAACTGTCCACGCTGGAGGCGACCTGCTACGCCTTGCGCCAACTGGAAGGCGTTGCGGCGCGGTTCCAGCCCTTGTTGAATGCCTTCGACGGGTTTGTCGAGTACCTGGAGCAGGCGGGCGGGCAGCGAAACGCGCAAAGCGACAAGTCTTGCCCTCGACCCAGGGTTACGGAGTTCATTTAA
- a CDS encoding MFS transporter: MLSSTLQPNASSSTPARAAQTPEANAAHDADGLPLPRRLAAVAAILGAGVLVVLDGAIANIALPSIAQQLQAAPADAVWIVTAYQLAVVMFLLPASAIGERFGYRRVFAGGVALFTAASVLCALAPSLPWLVAARCLQGLGSAAVMPLGLALLRFTYPRRLLARSIAWNALAVAAASAAGPTLGALLLSVAGWPWLFAVNLPIGLVVLVACAALPSPQRSARQIDVWSIALNAALFAAFVMGCDRLVAHPLQGGAMLALSAVCMVLLVRREMPKAAPLIPLDLLRVHSFRVSVIASVCCFTGQMAALVALPFYIQHELGQSAVTAGLLMTPWPLAVMLAAPLSARLAQRVPTAWLCAAGSACFALGLALCALWPLHGNPALPIAVFTSLAGLGFGFFQTPNNQNMLLSAPKERSGAAGGAQGTARLTGLTLGSLGMSLAFALLSPQNAVHWGLGIAALAALAGSVVSLLRSSARTVVAA, from the coding sequence ATGTTGTCATCCACGCTTCAACCGAACGCTTCTTCTTCCACCCCGGCCCGCGCCGCCCAGACCCCCGAGGCGAACGCGGCGCACGACGCCGATGGCCTGCCGCTGCCCCGGCGCCTCGCGGCCGTCGCCGCGATCCTGGGCGCGGGTGTGCTCGTGGTGCTCGACGGCGCCATCGCCAACATCGCGCTGCCGAGCATCGCGCAGCAATTGCAGGCAGCACCCGCCGATGCCGTCTGGATCGTCACCGCCTACCAGCTCGCCGTGGTGATGTTCCTGTTGCCGGCTTCTGCCATCGGGGAGCGGTTCGGGTATCGGCGTGTGTTCGCCGGTGGCGTGGCGCTGTTCACTGCGGCATCGGTGCTGTGCGCACTGGCCCCTTCGCTGCCGTGGCTCGTGGCCGCGCGGTGCCTTCAGGGCCTGGGCAGCGCGGCCGTGATGCCGCTGGGGCTTGCGTTGCTGCGCTTCACCTATCCGCGCCGATTGCTGGCGCGCTCCATCGCCTGGAATGCGCTCGCTGTCGCGGCCGCTTCGGCAGCGGGGCCCACCCTTGGCGCTTTGCTGCTCTCGGTGGCAGGCTGGCCGTGGCTCTTTGCGGTGAACCTGCCGATCGGCCTTGTCGTGCTTGTCGCCTGCGCGGCGTTGCCGAGCCCGCAGCGCTCGGCGCGCCAGATCGACGTGTGGAGCATCGCGCTCAATGCGGCCCTGTTTGCTGCCTTCGTCATGGGATGCGATCGACTCGTGGCTCATCCGCTGCAAGGCGGCGCGATGCTCGCGCTGTCGGCCGTCTGCATGGTCTTGCTGGTGCGGCGCGAGATGCCCAAGGCGGCACCGTTGATTCCGCTCGACCTGCTGCGCGTGCATTCCTTTCGGGTGTCGGTGATTGCGTCCGTGTGCTGCTTCACCGGCCAGATGGCGGCCCTTGTCGCGCTGCCGTTCTACATCCAGCACGAACTCGGTCAGAGCGCGGTGACCGCCGGCCTCTTGATGACCCCGTGGCCCCTGGCGGTGATGCTGGCCGCGCCGCTGTCGGCACGCCTGGCCCAGCGCGTTCCGACCGCATGGTTGTGCGCGGCAGGGAGTGCGTGTTTCGCACTGGGCCTGGCCTTGTGCGCGCTGTGGCCGCTGCACGGCAACCCGGCCTTGCCGATCGCGGTATTCACGAGCCTCGCCGGCCTGGGCTTCGGCTTCTTCCAGACGCCCAACAACCAGAACATGCTGCTCTCGGCACCCAAGGAACGCAGCGGCGCGGCCGGTGGCGCGCAAGGCACGGCGCGACTCACGGGGCTGACGCTCGGCAGCCTGGGGATGAGCCTGGCATTCGCGTTGCTGTCGCCGCAGAACGCGGTGCATTGGGGGCTCGGGATCGCGGCGCTGGCCGCGTTGGCCGGGAGCGTGGTGAGTCTGCTTCGGAGCTCCGCACGTACCGTAGTAGCCGCATGA
- a CDS encoding LysR family transcriptional regulator, with translation MPTDTDLNLLFALNALLSEVSVAKAAERLGLSESAMSRALARLRESTGDELLVRAGRAMVLTPHALAMCDRVRELVQESRAVLHPAGADFNPRTLQHLFTIRANDGFIEGFAHQLVARAAHEAPGVRLRFAPKPNKDVRPLREGLIDLDIGVLGESGPEVRVQALFRDHFVAVVREGHPLLAAPGITVERYAACDHVVTSRQGRTEGPVDVALAAIGLVRNAAVVVPSFSTALSIAAATDMVALIPSSYFEHLRARGTLHSFSLPMPTEQITVSQMWHPRLDRDPAHRWLRGVVLEVCRPLNEPAKAP, from the coding sequence ATGCCGACAGACACCGACCTGAACCTGCTGTTCGCGTTGAACGCGCTTCTTTCCGAAGTCAGCGTCGCGAAAGCCGCCGAGCGCCTGGGCCTGAGCGAGTCGGCCATGAGCCGCGCGCTCGCGCGGTTGCGGGAGTCGACCGGCGACGAGCTCCTGGTGCGCGCGGGCCGCGCAATGGTGCTCACGCCGCATGCGCTGGCAATGTGCGATCGCGTGCGGGAGCTGGTGCAGGAATCACGCGCGGTGCTTCACCCCGCCGGCGCCGACTTCAACCCGCGCACGCTCCAGCACCTCTTCACCATTCGGGCCAATGACGGCTTCATCGAAGGCTTCGCGCATCAGCTGGTGGCGCGCGCCGCGCACGAGGCGCCGGGCGTTCGCCTGCGCTTCGCGCCCAAGCCCAACAAGGACGTTCGCCCCCTGCGCGAAGGGTTGATCGACCTGGACATCGGCGTGCTCGGCGAGTCCGGCCCCGAGGTGCGCGTGCAGGCGCTGTTCCGCGACCACTTCGTCGCCGTGGTGCGCGAAGGCCATCCCCTGCTCGCCGCGCCCGGAATCACTGTCGAGCGCTACGCGGCCTGCGACCACGTGGTCACGTCGCGCCAAGGCCGGACCGAGGGGCCGGTGGACGTCGCACTCGCGGCGATAGGCCTGGTGCGCAATGCCGCGGTCGTGGTGCCCAGCTTCAGCACCGCGTTGTCGATCGCGGCCGCGACAGACATGGTGGCGCTGATCCCGTCCTCGTACTTCGAACACCTGAGGGCGCGCGGCACGCTGCACTCGTTTTCGCTGCCGATGCCGACGGAGCAGATCACCGTCTCGCAGATGTGGCATCCGCGCCTGGACCGGGACCCTGCGCATCGGTGGCTGCGCGGCGTGGTGCTGGAGGTTTGCCGGCCGTTGAACGAGCCGGCGAAAGCGCCGTGA
- a CDS encoding dihydrofolate reductase family protein codes for MSSKLRLRISMSLDGFVAGPNQSLKEPLGTGGEQLHKWVFGLEAWRRPHGMEGGVVNESTPVMEEVLANIGATIMGRNMFGGGRGPWNTTDPWNGWWGSNPPFRHPVFVLTHHAREPLVMEGGTTFTFVTDGIESALDQARRAAAGKDVALAGGAHVARQYLKAGLVDEVQLHLAPTLLGDGERLFEDADALKGLAMVKTVATPDVVHLKFARK; via the coding sequence ATGTCATCAAAGCTTCGATTGAGGATCTCGATGTCACTGGACGGTTTTGTCGCCGGTCCGAACCAGAGTTTGAAAGAACCGCTCGGCACTGGCGGCGAGCAATTGCACAAGTGGGTGTTCGGCCTGGAGGCCTGGCGGCGCCCGCATGGCATGGAGGGCGGCGTGGTCAACGAGAGCACGCCGGTGATGGAGGAAGTGCTCGCCAATATCGGCGCGACGATCATGGGCCGCAACATGTTCGGCGGCGGGCGGGGGCCGTGGAACACGACCGATCCGTGGAACGGCTGGTGGGGCAGCAATCCACCCTTTCGCCACCCGGTGTTCGTGCTGACGCATCACGCGCGCGAGCCGTTGGTGATGGAGGGCGGCACGACCTTCACCTTCGTCACCGATGGGATCGAAAGCGCGCTGGACCAGGCCCGGCGTGCGGCGGCTGGAAAAGACGTGGCGCTCGCGGGCGGTGCCCATGTTGCGCGCCAGTATCTGAAGGCGGGCCTGGTCGACGAAGTGCAGCTTCACCTGGCGCCCACGCTGCTCGGTGATGGTGAACGCTTGTTCGAGGACGCCGATGCCCTGAAGGGCCTTGCGATGGTGAAGACGGTCGCGACGCCGGATGTCGTGCATCTGAAATTCGCGAGGAAATAG
- a CDS encoding cupin domain-containing protein — protein MTIPYFVLTRDQREVPLNVLGTHVTVLASNAATQSYGITFQQGSEGTGPPPHSHDWDESFYVLDGEIDFHCDGRVHACQPGTLVHVPRGTVHGFQYGKGGGRMLEITGQGALAAQMFTAVDHEIPAGPPDVPALLAVLERHGVTVAG, from the coding sequence ATGACGATTCCGTACTTTGTCCTGACGCGCGATCAGCGCGAAGTTCCTCTGAATGTGCTTGGCACGCACGTCACCGTCCTGGCTTCGAATGCGGCAACCCAAAGCTATGGGATCACTTTTCAACAGGGTAGCGAGGGAACCGGCCCGCCGCCGCACAGCCACGATTGGGACGAATCCTTCTACGTCCTCGACGGCGAGATCGACTTTCACTGCGACGGGCGCGTTCACGCGTGTCAGCCTGGAACGCTCGTGCATGTGCCGCGCGGAACGGTGCACGGGTTTCAGTACGGCAAAGGTGGCGGGCGGATGCTGGAGATCACCGGGCAAGGCGCGTTGGCTGCTCAGATGTTTACCGCCGTTGACCACGAGATTCCAGCGGGGCCGCCTGATGTGCCGGCACTGCTGGCTGTTCTCGAGCGCCATGGGGTCACTGTGGCGGGCTGA
- a CDS encoding GGDEF domain-containing protein, which produces MLYSEGHLLLLAAPPGRGECPGVGRLLSKLVRCTSTQGRTLLRGTSKKESTLNQSANPVPDEDTAPDAPTVLVGAGAAKPFNEEQRLAALHRYQVLDTTAEQAYDDVTTLASAVCKTPIALISLIDQDRQWFKSRVGLGVSETPRELAFCAHAILQPDEVFEVRDAQLDPRFAGSPLVTGEPGIRFYAGAPLVTADGLPIGTVCVIDREPRALAASERKALQSLARQVVAQLELRHAMAGLELESMTDPLTSLWNRRSLDRRLHAAWNLHVREAAPLSLLMIDLDHFKRINDAHGHPTGDRVLVQAAAIIRDQIGHDGLAARFGGEEFCVVLPGMDAGTAQQRAEQLRRALEDASWPDVKVTASIGVATATADEDGSPNVMLTRADRALYVAKRDGRNRVRHFEGWS; this is translated from the coding sequence TTGCTCTACAGCGAAGGGCACCTCCTTCTGCTTGCGGCGCCGCCCGGGCGCGGCGAGTGTCCGGGCGTGGGCCGATTGCTTTCCAAGCTTGTACGATGCACTTCAACCCAGGGGCGTACGCTCCTGCGCGGCACCAGCAAGAAGGAATCCACGTTGAACCAGAGTGCGAACCCTGTCCCCGATGAAGACACTGCCCCCGATGCGCCTACCGTGTTGGTCGGAGCCGGTGCCGCCAAGCCCTTCAATGAAGAGCAACGTCTCGCGGCCCTGCACCGCTACCAGGTGCTCGACACCACTGCAGAGCAGGCATACGACGATGTGACGACGCTCGCGTCGGCCGTGTGCAAGACGCCGATCGCGCTCATCTCGCTCATCGACCAGGACCGCCAATGGTTCAAGTCGCGCGTCGGGCTGGGGGTCAGCGAGACGCCTCGCGAGCTCGCGTTTTGTGCCCACGCCATCCTGCAGCCGGACGAGGTGTTCGAGGTGCGCGATGCCCAACTGGATCCGCGTTTTGCCGGCAGCCCGCTGGTGACAGGCGAACCCGGCATCCGGTTCTATGCGGGTGCACCGTTGGTCACCGCGGACGGGCTCCCGATCGGCACCGTCTGCGTGATCGATCGCGAGCCGCGCGCCTTGGCGGCGTCAGAACGCAAGGCGCTGCAGTCGCTCGCCCGACAAGTCGTCGCGCAGCTCGAGTTGCGGCACGCCATGGCCGGCCTGGAGCTCGAGAGCATGACCGATCCGTTGACGTCGCTGTGGAACCGCCGCAGTCTGGACCGGCGACTGCACGCGGCCTGGAATCTCCATGTCCGCGAGGCCGCACCGCTGAGCCTGCTGATGATCGACCTGGACCATTTCAAGCGCATCAACGACGCCCACGGTCATCCCACCGGCGATCGGGTGCTGGTGCAGGCCGCGGCCATCATCCGCGACCAGATCGGCCACGACGGCCTCGCCGCCCGCTTTGGCGGGGAAGAGTTTTGCGTCGTGCTGCCAGGCATGGATGCCGGGACCGCACAGCAACGCGCCGAGCAGTTGCGGCGCGCGCTCGAGGACGCGTCCTGGCCCGATGTCAAAGTCACTGCCAGCATCGGTGTCGCGACCGCCACGGCTGACGAAGATGGTTCACCCAACGTGATGCTCACGCGCGCGGACCGCGCGCTGTATGTCGCCAAGCGGGACGGCCGCAACCGCGTGCGCCACTTCGAGGGTTGGTCCTGA
- a CDS encoding IclR family transcriptional regulator yields the protein MNTKTTSDAGSLKRGVALLKLLATAGRKGLALTELAAKAQLPHPSAHRVLAQLIAENLAVHDAQTRRYRLGALAFELGVAGSTMHDIRDLCDGAMGSLAQETGDTVYLVVRSGFDAVCMHRREGEFPIRALVLEVGSRRPLGVGAGGLAILSAIGEEERLEIIQRVTPNLSAFGKLTASDLDAACAQARADGAAVIQNRVSLGVRAVGVAFRDSMGHAVGALSVAALTQRLNQRRTQVIIELLRNATREVEVRMRKRHTS from the coding sequence ATGAACACGAAAACAACTTCCGATGCAGGCTCCCTCAAGCGGGGTGTCGCGTTGCTCAAGCTGTTGGCGACTGCCGGCCGCAAGGGCCTGGCGCTGACCGAACTGGCGGCCAAGGCACAGTTGCCGCATCCCTCGGCACACCGCGTGCTGGCGCAACTGATTGCCGAGAACCTTGCGGTGCACGACGCACAGACCCGCCGATACCGGCTCGGTGCGCTCGCCTTCGAGCTCGGCGTGGCCGGCTCGACCATGCACGACATCCGCGACCTGTGCGACGGCGCGATGGGTTCGCTCGCGCAGGAGACCGGCGACACGGTCTACCTGGTGGTGCGCAGCGGCTTCGACGCGGTGTGCATGCACCGGCGCGAAGGCGAGTTCCCGATACGCGCATTGGTGCTGGAGGTCGGCAGCCGGCGACCGCTGGGCGTGGGTGCGGGTGGGCTCGCGATCCTGTCAGCGATCGGCGAAGAGGAGCGACTGGAGATCATCCAGCGCGTGACGCCGAATCTGTCCGCTTTCGGGAAGCTCACCGCGTCGGATCTGGACGCGGCATGCGCTCAAGCACGCGCGGACGGCGCGGCAGTCATCCAGAACCGCGTGAGCCTCGGAGTGCGTGCCGTGGGCGTCGCCTTCCGCGACTCGATGGGCCATGCGGTCGGTGCCCTGAGCGTGGCGGCTCTCACGCAGCGCCTGAACCAGCGCCGGACTCAGGTGATCATCGAGTTGCTGCGCAACGCGACGCGTGAGGTGGAAGTGCGGATGCGCAAGCGCCACACGTCCTGA
- a CDS encoding ABC transporter substrate-binding protein, producing MKFQNSFRWIAAALGAACLLGAAGAIAQGGKVRIAVVTPLTGPLSVVNGPGQNAARMLADAINKGELPAPYNTGKGMGGKEVELIFLDENGGNAKQVAEFRGLVERQGADAVMGFGSAATCVAIAPVAEELKVLTVMSTCATPRIFEDGKYEYVFRTTGSTTMDSVALALYAQARMPAAKTVGHINPNYALGQDAWRDFSAALKSVKPGIEVVAEQWPTPGSGQYAAEISALATKRPDIIHTSMAGADLEAFFTQMRPRGLHERSKIYAPLLELSMYRMGAQVPDGVVFTARGTNGLFAPKSALNDWFTANYQGRYKDAPVYTAYQYTNTLLALKAAYDSAAKAGATGTPALIKALKGRSIETPSGTIRLALGNGHQAIQDMAVGEAFYDVEKKTVSVRNAMRFPAECVNPPEGIKSEAWLAGGMAGRKCEGTVAAK from the coding sequence ATGAAATTCCAGAACAGCTTTCGCTGGATCGCCGCCGCGCTCGGCGCGGCCTGCCTGCTCGGCGCCGCGGGCGCGATTGCGCAAGGCGGCAAGGTGCGCATCGCCGTCGTCACGCCATTGACCGGCCCCCTTTCGGTGGTGAACGGTCCGGGCCAGAACGCCGCGCGCATGCTGGCCGACGCCATCAACAAGGGCGAGCTGCCGGCACCGTACAACACCGGCAAGGGGATGGGCGGCAAGGAAGTCGAACTGATCTTCCTCGACGAGAACGGCGGCAACGCGAAGCAGGTCGCGGAGTTCCGCGGGCTGGTGGAGCGGCAAGGCGCAGACGCGGTGATGGGCTTCGGGTCGGCCGCCACCTGCGTGGCGATCGCACCGGTGGCCGAGGAACTCAAGGTCCTCACGGTGATGTCCACCTGCGCAACGCCGCGCATCTTCGAGGACGGCAAGTACGAATACGTCTTCCGCACGACGGGCTCCACCACGATGGACAGCGTTGCGCTCGCGCTGTACGCGCAGGCCCGCATGCCGGCCGCAAAGACGGTGGGCCATATCAACCCGAACTACGCGTTGGGGCAGGATGCATGGCGCGATTTCAGCGCCGCGCTCAAGTCGGTGAAGCCCGGCATCGAGGTGGTTGCCGAGCAATGGCCGACGCCGGGTTCGGGGCAGTACGCGGCGGAGATCTCGGCGCTCGCCACCAAGAGGCCCGACATCATTCACACGTCGATGGCCGGTGCCGACCTGGAGGCGTTCTTCACCCAGATGCGCCCGCGCGGCCTGCATGAGCGCTCGAAGATCTATGCGCCGCTGCTCGAACTGTCCATGTACCGGATGGGCGCACAGGTTCCAGACGGCGTGGTGTTCACCGCGCGCGGCACCAACGGGCTGTTCGCGCCCAAGTCGGCGCTCAACGACTGGTTCACGGCCAACTACCAGGGCCGCTACAAGGACGCGCCGGTCTACACCGCCTACCAGTACACCAATACGCTGCTCGCGCTCAAGGCCGCCTACGATAGCGCAGCCAAGGCTGGCGCCACCGGCACGCCGGCCCTGATCAAGGCGCTCAAGGGCCGAAGCATCGAGACCCCGAGCGGCACCATCCGCCTCGCGTTGGGCAACGGCCACCAGGCCATCCAGGACATGGCCGTCGGCGAGGCCTTCTACGACGTCGAGAAGAAGACGGTATCGGTGCGCAATGCCATGCGCTTTCCGGCCGAATGCGTGAACCCGCCCGAGGGGATCAAGAGCGAGGCCTGGCTGGCGGGCGGAATGGCGGGGCGCAAGTGCGAAGGCACGGTCGCCGCCAAGTGA
- a CDS encoding branched-chain amino acid ABC transporter permease has product MSTLLTILIDGLIYGAWLFLVAAGLTLIFGVMKVLNIAHGNLYAIGAYVAATAMGYWFADRPPSFAAFAIQLGTAVVAGTALGLALDRGVLRRLRGRDEVSLALATYALLLVLDDVIQFVWGTSAYPASAPYGLLGSSEINGLRFNNYEFVLLAAAAAVGLLLWWLLQRTHTGRCLAAIIRDPEMSAAMGINVERLYLATFMLGAVLAALGGALTAPMIQVAPGLGAEVIVVTFAVIVIGGMGSIPGAAVGALVVGLARAATIHLFPFAEVFIVYAVMALVLAVRPEGLFPQAALRKI; this is encoded by the coding sequence ATGTCGACACTGCTCACCATCCTCATCGACGGCCTGATCTACGGCGCCTGGCTCTTTCTCGTGGCCGCCGGGCTCACCCTGATCTTCGGCGTGATGAAGGTCCTGAACATCGCGCACGGCAACCTCTATGCCATTGGCGCGTATGTCGCCGCCACGGCCATGGGCTACTGGTTCGCCGACCGACCGCCCTCCTTCGCCGCCTTTGCGATCCAGCTCGGCACGGCCGTGGTCGCCGGCACCGCGCTTGGGCTGGCGCTGGACCGCGGCGTGCTGCGCCGCCTGCGGGGGCGCGACGAAGTGTCGCTGGCGCTCGCGACCTATGCGCTGCTGCTGGTGCTGGACGACGTGATCCAGTTCGTCTGGGGCACCTCCGCCTATCCGGCCAGCGCACCCTACGGCCTGCTGGGCAGTTCGGAGATCAACGGCCTGCGCTTCAACAACTACGAGTTCGTGCTGCTCGCCGCCGCGGCCGCGGTGGGGCTGCTGCTGTGGTGGCTGCTGCAGCGCACGCACACCGGGCGCTGCCTCGCGGCCATCATCCGTGATCCCGAGATGTCGGCCGCCATGGGAATCAACGTCGAGCGGCTGTACCTGGCGACCTTCATGCTCGGGGCGGTGCTTGCCGCGCTCGGCGGCGCCCTGACCGCGCCGATGATCCAGGTGGCGCCGGGCCTCGGTGCCGAGGTCATCGTCGTGACCTTCGCGGTGATCGTGATCGGCGGCATGGGCAGCATCCCGGGCGCCGCCGTCGGTGCGCTGGTCGTCGGGCTGGCGCGCGCCGCAACCATCCATCTGTTCCCCTTTGCCGAAGTGTTCATCGTCTATGCGGTGATGGCACTCGTGCTCGCCGTCCGGCCCGAGGGCCTGTTCCCCCAAGCCGCGCTGAGAAAGATATGA
- a CDS encoding branched-chain amino acid ABC transporter permease codes for MNSLRRTDASLLGLLAMLCAAAFIAPSWLMSLLAVALAKGLVALGLLLLLRAGLVPFGHALYYCLGGYVAGLGTPWLGIRDTLLLLALASLLSGGVAFVAGFLMRRYRGIFFAMLSMALSMILYGVLLKSQSLGSSDGFTVARASFFAVQTAGVGAIRSVYLLTAVVTLLAAWGVSRYLTTAMGHVGPAIRENEVRVAYLGCSPSRVIHMEYTASGALAGGAGALVAILVGQVDPGMGFWMTSGEFVFIAILAGAGGIWGSLAAAFVLEGIHALAFEYAPQYWKFVLGATLLLLIVRFPSGLSSMLANRAGARS; via the coding sequence ATGAACTCCCTTCGCCGAACCGACGCATCCCTCCTCGGGCTGCTGGCCATGTTGTGCGCAGCCGCCTTCATCGCACCGAGCTGGCTGATGAGCCTGCTGGCCGTGGCACTCGCCAAGGGCCTCGTCGCACTCGGGCTGCTGCTGCTCCTGCGCGCCGGCCTGGTGCCCTTCGGCCACGCGCTCTACTACTGCCTGGGCGGCTATGTCGCCGGCCTGGGCACGCCCTGGCTCGGCATCCGCGACACCCTGTTGCTGCTTGCGCTTGCCAGCCTGCTCTCCGGCGGCGTGGCCTTCGTCGCCGGCTTCCTGATGCGGCGCTACCGAGGCATCTTCTTCGCGATGCTGTCGATGGCGCTGTCGATGATCCTGTACGGCGTTCTGCTCAAGTCGCAGAGCCTGGGCTCATCGGACGGCTTCACGGTGGCGCGTGCATCTTTCTTCGCTGTGCAGACGGCGGGCGTGGGCGCGATCCGCTCCGTCTACCTGCTCACGGCGGTGGTCACGCTGCTCGCTGCCTGGGGGGTTTCGCGCTACCTGACGACGGCCATGGGCCACGTCGGCCCCGCGATCCGCGAGAACGAGGTTCGCGTGGCGTACCTCGGCTGTTCGCCCAGCCGGGTGATCCACATGGAGTACACGGCCTCCGGTGCGCTGGCCGGCGGCGCGGGCGCGCTCGTCGCCATCCTGGTCGGCCAGGTCGATCCGGGCATGGGCTTCTGGATGACCTCCGGCGAGTTCGTGTTCATCGCGATCCTCGCCGGTGCCGGCGGCATCTGGGGATCGCTGGCCGCGGCCTTCGTGCTCGAAGGCATCCATGCGCTGGCGTTCGAGTACGCCCCGCAGTACTGGAAGTTCGTGCTCGGTGCGACCCTGCTGCTGCTGATCGTGCGCTTTCCGAGCGGGCTGTCCAGCATGCTGGCGAATCGCGCCGGGGCCCGCTCATGA